The Panicum hallii strain FIL2 chromosome 9, PHallii_v3.1, whole genome shotgun sequence genome has a window encoding:
- the LOC112872882 gene encoding pentatricopeptide repeat-containing protein At5g61370, mitochondrial, translating into MAMARLTAALTRGALPPPCRRALCSGAPLGAELDAAVRDVVCSGSGGLDEVGSRLDRLGVAVSPALVGRVIESCGESGGVGSGRRLLRFLAWCRSKDPGALGDEALDRAIGVLARVGDLTAMRIAISDAEKDGRRMAPETFTAVVEALVDAGKEDEAVRLFRGLERQKLLPERGASAGGDGVWSSSLAMVQALCKRGHAREAQGVVWHHKSELSVEPMVSIVERSLLHGWCVHGNAKEARRVLDEMKSSGVPLGLPSFNDFLHCVCHRNLKFNPSALVPEAMDVLTEMRSCGVAPAASSFNILLSCLGRARRVKEAYRILYLMREGKAGCSPDWVGYYLVVRVLYLTGRIIRGKRLVDAMLESGVLPTAKFFHGLIGVLCGTEQVDHALDMFRLMKSCGLVDTCIYDLLIEKLCRNGRFQLGRELWDDATKSGLVLGCSEDLLDPLKTEVFRPPCPSQRLNPQSYKRLTQRKKIIAVGAKKNTAITASIKK; encoded by the coding sequence ATGGCGATGGCGAGATTGACGGCGGCCCTCACTCGAGGCGCCCTTCCTCCTCCGTGCCGCCGCGCTCTGTGCTCCGGCGCGCCGCTGGGCGCGGAGCTGGACGCGGCGGTGCGCGACGTCGTGTGCTCCGGGTCCGGGGGCCTCGACGAGGTGGGGAGCAGGCTGGACCGGCTGGGCGTGGCCGTCTCACCGGCCCTGGTCGGGCGCGTGATCGAGTCTTGCGGCGAGAGCGGCGGCGTCGGCTCGGGAAGGAGGCTCCTGCGTTTCCTGGCGTGGTGCCGCTCCAAGGACCCCGGGGCGTTGGGGGACGAGGCGCTCGATAGGGCGATTGGGGTGCTCGCACGGGTCGGGGACCTGACCGCGATGCGAATCGCCATCAGTGACGCGGAGAAGGACGGCCGGAGGATGGCGCCGGAGACTTTTACGGCCGTGGTCGAGGCCCTTGTCGATGCGGGGAAGGAGGATGAGGCGGTCCGACTGTTTAGAGGTCTGGAGAGGCAGAAATTGCTGCCCGAGCGTGGTGCCAGTGCCGGAGGAGATGGCGTGTGGTCGAGCAGCCTTGCCATGGTTCAGGCACTGTGTAAGAGGGGCCACGCCCGCGAGGCGCAGGGTGTGGTGTGGCATCACAAGAGCGAGCTCTCGGTGGAACCCATGGTTAGCATCGTTGAGCGAAGCCTCCTCCACGGTTGGTGCGTTCATGGGAACGCTAAGGAGGCTCGGAGAGTCCTTGATGAGATGAAGTCTTCAGGCGTCCCACTGGGCTTGCCGTCGTTCAACGATTTTCTCCATTGTGTGTGCCATAGAAACCTCAAGTTCAATCCCTCTGCCCTCGTTCCAGAAGCTATGGATGTGCTAACAGAGATGAGGTCCTGTGGTGTCGCCCCAGCTGCTTCTAGCTTCAACATATTACTTTCGTGTTTAGGCCGAGCAAGAAGAGTGAAAGAAGCTTATAGGATCTTGTACCTGATGAGAGAAGGAAAGGCAGGGTGCTCCCCTGACTGGGTTGGCTACTATCTTGTGGTTAGGGTCCTCTATTTGACTGGGAGAATCATTAGAGGGAAAAGGCTTGTAGATGCTATGCTGGAAAGTGGTGTGCTTCCAACTGCTAAGTTTTTCCATGGCCTTATAGGCGTCCTTTGTGGAACTGAGCAAGTTGACCATGCTCTTGATATGTTCAGACTCATGAAGAGTTGTGGATTAGTGGACACTTGTATATATGACCTGCTTATAGAAAAGCTTTGTAGGAATGGAAGATTTCAGCTTGGAAGAGAGCTCTGGGATGATGCTACAAAGAGTGGTCTTGTGTTAGGATGCTCAGAGGATCTGCTGGATCCCTTGAAGACAGAGGTATTCAGACCACCTTGTCCATCACAAAGATTAAATCCTCAGAGCTATAAGCGTTTGACCCAAAGAAAGAAGATTATTGCCGTTGGAGCCAAGAAGAACACTGCTATCACAGCCTCAATAAAGAAGTAG
- the LOC112877987 gene encoding EKC/KEOPS complex subunit bud32 produces the protein MLDLMDTSQEQEQDFGVLLKQGAEARVFVSTFVGRKCVIKERFSKKYRHPLLDAKLTLKRLNAEARCMTKARRLGVPTPVLYAVDPLLHTLTFEFVDGLSVKDILLGFGSNGVNEERLNDIATQIGNAVGKLHDGGLVHGDLTTSNMIIKSSNNQLVLIDFGLSFTSTIPEDKAVDLYVLERALISMHSSCGDVMEKIMTAYRKASKQWCSTQNKLAQVRQRGRKRTMVG, from the exons ATGTTAGACTTGATGGATACTTCTCAGGAGCAAGAACAGGATTTTGGTGTACTGCTGAAGCAGGGGGCAGAAGCG AGGGTATTTGTTTCAACATTTGTAGGACGAAAATGTGTAATCAAAGAGCGCTTTTCGAAGAAGTACCGCCACCCATTGTTGGATGCAAAGTTGACTCTAAAGCGCTTAAATGCT GAAGCTCGGTGCATGACAAAAGCAAGAAGGCTTGGTGTTCCTACCCCAGTTCTTTATGCTGTGGATCCACTTCTGCATACTTTGACCTTTGAGTTTGTGGATGGCTTGTCTGTCAAGGATATACTTCTTGGGTTTGGTTCAAATGGGGTTAATGAGGAACGCCTGAATGATATTGCCACACAGATAGGAAATGCAGTCGGGAAACTACATGATGGAGGTCTTGTTCATGGTGATTTGACTACGTCAAACATGATAATCAAGAGCAGCAACAATCAACTG GTTCTTATTGATTTTGGTCTGAGCTTCACATCAACAATTCCTGAGGACAAAGCGGTGGACCTATATGTGCTAGAGAGAGCTTTGATTTCCATGCATTCATCCTGTGGGGATGTG ATGGAGAAGATCATGACGGCGTACAGAAAGGCTTCGAAGCAGTGGTGCTCCACCCAGAACAAGCTGGCTCAAG TGAGGCAACGGGGCAGGAAGCGCACGATGGTTGGATAA
- the LOC112874457 gene encoding type I inositol polyphosphate 5-phosphatase 4-like produces the protein MRDGGGGGNSKMSKLSWSKSLVRKWFNIRGKSHDFHADAVAAGTGRSGGGDDDWMDGGFTRRDSCGAKKSRTERPSRRSHERSRRSKIDLDAAEATVMLDYRIFAATWNVGGRAPPGSLSLDDWLRTSPPADIYVLGFQEIVPLNAGNVLGAEDNGPARKWVSLVRRTLNSLPGSSGGFGGSGSLQTPSPAPYPVAEMDADFEGSRQNNPSFFHRRSFQSGLSRSLRADGDILAGPGPARLERRYSVNDRVMYGSRPSDYEANCRWGGGQSDDEDDGGGGSPSTMFSPMSHVYGNAPPTEECNGSARGPARYCLVASKQMVGLFLMIWARKEMKNDIRNLKVSCVGRGLMGYLGNKGSISISMLLHQTSFCFVCSHLTSGQKDGDEHRRNSDVMEILRKTRFPRVCGQYERCPETILEHDRIIWLGDLNYRIALSYRSVKALVEMRNWKALLEKDQLRSEQRGGRVFPGWNEGRIYFPPTYKYSNNSDKYAGDDMNQKEKKRTPAWCDRILWYGRGLSQLSYVRGESRFSDHRPVYSMFSAEVESINHSRIQKMSSWSSQLDIEELLPYSYGYTDINPYGYTDLNFF, from the exons AtgagggatggcggcggcggcggcaacagcAAGATGAGCAAG CTTTCATGGTCCAAGAGCCTCGTGAGGAAGTGGTTCAACATCAGGGGCAAGTCCCATGACTTCCACGCCGATGCTGTGGCAGCCGGGACTGGGAGGTCAG GTGGAGGGGATGACGATTGGATGGATGGCGGCTTCACCAGGAGGGACTCCTGCGGCGCCAAGAAGAGCAGGACAG AGAGGCCGTCACGGAGGAGCCACGAGCGGTCGCGGCGCAGCAAGATCGACCTCGACGCCGCCGAGGCCACCGTCATGCTGGACTACAG GATCTTCGCTGCGACATGGAATGTaggtggccgcgcgccgccggggtCCCTCAGCCTCGACGACTGGCtccgcacctcgccgccggccgacaTCTACGTCCTCGG GTTCCAAGAAATCGTCCCGTTGAACGCCGGGAACGTCCTCGGCGCCGAGGACAACGGCCCGGCGAGGAAGTGGGTGTCGCTGGTCAGGCGGACTCTGAACAGCCTGCCGGGTAGTAGCGGCGGCTTTGGCGGCAGCGGGAGCCTGCagacgccgtcgccggcgccgtACCCGGTGGCGGAGATGGACGCCGACTTCGAGGGGTCGAGGCAAAACAACCCATCCTTTTTCCACAGGCGGTCGTTCCAGTCCGGGCTCAGCCGGAGCCTGCGGGCGGACGGCGACATCCTCGCCGGCCCCGGCCCGGCCAGGCTCGAGCGGCGGTACAGCGTCAACGACCGCGTCATGTACGGCAGCAGGCCCAGCGACTACGAGGCCAACTGCCGGTGGGGCGGCGGCCAGTccgacgacgaggacgacggcggcggcgggtcgccGAGCACGATGTTCTCGCCAATGTCGCACGTATACGGCAACGCTCCGCCCACGGAAGAATGCAATGGGTCAGCTCGTGGTCCTGCTAG GTACTGCCTGGTTGCAAGCAAGCAGATGGTTGGATTGTTCCTGATGATTTGGGCTAGGAAAGAGATGAAGAATGACATAAGGAATCTGAAGGTGTCATGTGTTGGGAGGGGATTAATGGGCTATCTTGGAAATAAG GGTTCGATTTCCATTAGCATGTTATTGCACCAAACAAGCTTTTGCTTCGTCTGCAGTCATCTAACATCAGGTCAGAAAGATGGCGATGAGCACCGTAGGAACTCCGATGTAATGGAGATTTTGAGGAAGACCAGGTTCCCGAGGGTCTGTGGGCAGTATGAGAGGTGTCCGGAAACAATCTTGGAGCATGA CCGGATAATCTGGCTTGGGGATCTCAATTATCGCATCGCACTTTCCTATCGATCAGTGAAGGCGCTTGTCGAGATGCGTAACTGGAAAGCATTGCTGGAAAAAGATCAG CTGAGGAGTGAGCAAAGAGGCGGTCGTGTGTTTCCTGGCTGGAACGAGGGGAGGATATACTTCCCACCAACCTACAAATACTCCAACAATTCTGACAAATACGCTGGAGATGACATGAACCAAAAGGAGAAGAAGCGAACTCCAGCATG GTGCGACCGCATTTTGTGGTATGGAAGGGGCCTTAGCCAACTCTCATATGTTCGAGGAGAGTCTCGCTTCTCTGACCACAGACCTGTCTACAGTATGTTCAGTGCAGAAGTGGAATCGATCAATCATAGCCGAATTCAGAAGATGAGTTCCTGGAGCTCCCAGTTGGACATAGAAGAATTACTGCCATACTCATATGGGTACACTGACATCAATCCTTATGGATATACTGACCTCAATTTCTTTTGA